In Struthio camelus isolate bStrCam1 chromosome 4, bStrCam1.hap1, whole genome shotgun sequence, a genomic segment contains:
- the SCOC gene encoding short coiled-coil protein isoform X1: protein MHTEKWLTTVMLNALKLCSKEGSKMELPLDEEDGTFTNISLADDSEPLSRLHCSKVESARSTMMNADMDAVEAENQVELEEKTRLINQVLELQHTLEDLSARVDAVKEENLKLKSENQVLGQYIENLMSASSVFQTTDTKSKRK, encoded by the exons ATGCACACTGAAAAATGGCTGACAACTGTTATGCTTAATGCACTTAAACTTTGCTcaaaagaaggaagcaaaatggAGTTACCTCTGGATGAGGAGGACGGCACTTTCACCAACATTTCTTTGGCAGACGATTCAG AACCTCTCTCAAGATTACACTGTTCAAAAGTGGAAAGCGCCCGTTCTACAATGATGAATGCTGACATGGATG CTGTTGAAGCTGAGAATCAGGTGGAGTTAGAGGAGAAAACACGGCTTATTAATCAAGTTTTGGAACTTCAGCACACACTCGAAG ATCTGTCAGCACGAGTAGACGCTGTCAAAGAAGAAAACTTGAAACTGAAATCAGAAAACCAAGTTCTTGGACAGTATATAGAAAATCTGATGTCAGCATCTAGCGTTTTCCAAACAACTGacacaaaaagcaaaaggaagtaa
- the SCOC gene encoding short coiled-coil protein isoform X2, whose product MMNADMDAVEAENQVELEEKTRLINQVLELQHTLEDLSARVDAVKEENLKLKSENQVLGQYIENLMSASSVFQTTDTKSKRK is encoded by the exons ATGATGAATGCTGACATGGATG CTGTTGAAGCTGAGAATCAGGTGGAGTTAGAGGAGAAAACACGGCTTATTAATCAAGTTTTGGAACTTCAGCACACACTCGAAG ATCTGTCAGCACGAGTAGACGCTGTCAAAGAAGAAAACTTGAAACTGAAATCAGAAAACCAAGTTCTTGGACAGTATATAGAAAATCTGATGTCAGCATCTAGCGTTTTCCAAACAACTGacacaaaaagcaaaaggaagtaa